Proteins found in one Quercus robur chromosome 2, dhQueRobu3.1, whole genome shotgun sequence genomic segment:
- the LOC126714620 gene encoding UDP-glycosyltransferase 91A1-like, with translation MDSMPNKKKKLHIAMFPWLAFGHMIPYLELAKLMAQKGHHISFISTPRNIDRLPKLTPSLASHIDLVRLPLPHVENLPEDAEATIDVPNNKLPYLKKAYDALQDSMARFLQDSHPDWLLYDYAPYWLPSIARKLGISNAFFSTVTAAFLSFIGSKAHLGERKNPEDFTVPPTWVPFPTTVTMRFFEVMKVFQGGISTDKSDVSEIFRAVEVLDGCDIVAVRSSVEFEPEWLRVLEDLHRKPVLPVGQLPTVVYDNGDETVTWLWMKDWLDKQAKGSVVYVAFGSEAKPSQEELTEIALGLEQSNLPFFLVLRTRRGQADTELIELPEGFEERTKGQGLVCTSWVPQLKILAHDSIGGFFTHSGWSSVVEALQFERALILLTFYADQGINAKVLEEKHIGYLIPRNEHDGSFTRDSVAKSLRMVIVEEEGKIYRDKAKEMKALFGDRTSQDRYLDSFLDYLISHSKNICSCINPS, from the coding sequence ATGGATTCCATGcccaacaagaagaagaagctccACATAGCCATGTTCCCATGGCTAGCTTTTGGCCATATGATCCCCTACCTCGAGCTCGCCAAGCTTATGGCTCAAAAGGGTCACCATATCTCCTTCATATCCACCCCTCGAAACATTGATCGCCTCCCAAAACTCACTCCCAGTTTGGCTTCCCACATAGACTTGGTGAGGCTTCCATTACCCCACGTGGAAAACCTCCCAGAAGATGCCGAGGCCACCATTGATGTCCCAAACAACAAACTCCCGTACCTCAAGAAGGCTTATGATGCTCTCCAAGACTCCATGGCTCGGTTCCTACAAGACTCACACCCAGACTGGCTTCTTTACGACTATGCTCCTTATTGGTTACCAAGTATAGCCCGTAAACTCGGCATCTCAAACGCCTTCTTCAGCACAGTCACTGCGGCTTTTCTCAGTTTCATCGGCTCCAAAGCCCATCTTGGTGAGCGTAAGAACCCCGAGGATTTTACTGTGCCGCCCACCTGGGTCCCATTCCCAACCACGGTGACAATGCGCTTCTTCGAGGTCATGAAAGTCTTTCAAGGCGGCATAAGCACCGACAAGTCCGACGTCTCAGAGATTTTTCGAGCCGTGGAAGTGCTCGATGGCTGTGACATAGTGGCCGTGAGAAGCAGCGTGGAATTCGAACCAGAATGGCTACGAGTTCTTGAGGATCTTCACCGGAAACCTGTTCTTCCCGTTGGTCAACTTCCCACTGTTGTGTACGACAATGGTGATGAAACTGTGACTTGGTTGTGGATGAAAGACTGGTTGGATAAGCAAGCCAAAGGTTCTGTAGTGTACGTAGCATTTGGGAGTGAAGCGAAGCCTAGTCAAGAGGAACTCACTGAGATTGCTCTTGGGTTAGAACAATCCAACTTACCCTTCTTCTTGGTACTAAGAACTCGACGTGGCCAAGCTGATACTGAGTTGATCGAGTTGCCAGAAGGGTTCGAGGAGCGAACCAAAGGACAAGGATTGGTGTGTACGAGTTGGGTACCTCAGCTCAAGATTTTAGCTCATGACTCCATTGGTGGATTTTTCACACACTCTGGGTGGAGCTCTGTGGTGGAAGCACTTCAGTTTGAGAGAGCTCTCATATTATTGACCTTCTATGCAGACCAGGGGATTAATGCTAAGGTTTTGGAAGAAAAACATATTGGGTATTTAATACCGAGGAATGAGCATGATGGATCATTCACTAGGGACTCGGTGGCTAAGTCTTTAAGGATGGTGATAGTAGAGGAAGAGGGCAAGATTTACAGGGACAAGGCTAAGGAGATGAAGGCCTTGTTTGGAGACAGGACAAGTCAAGATCGATACTTGGATAGC